One genomic window of Marinobacter adhaerens HP15 includes the following:
- a CDS encoding nucleotide-binding protein has product MAKVHLVLQGKGGVGKSVIAALIAQYKANKGQTPVCVDTDPVNATFEGYQSLNVKRLNILEEDEINTRNFDALVELIATSEDDVIIDNGASSFVPLSHYLISNEVPALLQDMGHEMVVHTVIAGSQSLLDTINGFSQLVSQFPAESLFVVWLNPYWGPIEHQGKTFEQMKAYTNNKARVTAIIDMPKLKDETYGRDFAEMLENRKTFAEALEDSSLSIMTRQRLKIVRGQVFGLLDNAAVL; this is encoded by the coding sequence ATGGCAAAAGTACATCTAGTTCTACAAGGAAAGGGCGGCGTTGGTAAATCCGTGATCGCTGCCCTTATTGCTCAATACAAAGCAAACAAGGGGCAAACGCCGGTTTGCGTGGATACCGACCCGGTTAACGCTACGTTTGAAGGCTATCAGTCACTGAACGTGAAACGCCTTAACATTCTTGAAGAGGACGAAATCAACACGCGAAACTTTGATGCCCTGGTTGAGCTGATCGCAACCAGTGAAGATGATGTGATTATCGACAACGGGGCCAGCTCTTTCGTCCCGCTGTCTCACTACCTAATCTCAAACGAGGTTCCTGCCCTGCTCCAAGACATGGGGCACGAAATGGTTGTTCACACCGTTATCGCTGGTAGCCAATCACTCCTTGATACTATCAACGGCTTTTCACAGCTTGTAAGCCAGTTTCCCGCCGAGTCACTTTTTGTTGTGTGGCTCAACCCCTATTGGGGGCCAATCGAACACCAGGGCAAGACGTTCGAGCAAATGAAAGCCTACACAAACAACAAGGCTCGCGTGACGGCCATCATTGATATGCCAAAACTGAAAGATGAAACCTATGGCCGAGACTTTGCAGAAATGCTTGAAAATCGCAAAACTTTTGCCGAGGCCCTGGAAGATAGTTCGCTTTCAATCATGACCCGGCAGCGCCTTAAAATCGTTCGCGGCCAAGTGTTCGGCCTGCTGG
- a CDS encoding TraK family protein gives MGKFTDGLEKWVQERDKRQKKRRQDASAVEFLAVKKDVAEAIEAGYSLKTIWEYLKEGKKIRSTYETFRRHVKRFIKAAPKDQPTLAAKNEAAASPATNKQPDGKRDATPKADKSEPEEKEKPQLPGTGGFKFDAKPNKEDLI, from the coding sequence ATGGGAAAATTCACTGACGGGCTAGAAAAGTGGGTCCAGGAGCGCGATAAGCGGCAAAAAAAGAGACGGCAGGACGCATCTGCCGTCGAGTTTTTGGCCGTAAAAAAGGATGTGGCCGAGGCGATAGAGGCAGGGTATTCGCTCAAAACGATTTGGGAATACCTGAAAGAAGGCAAAAAAATACGGTCTACTTATGAGACATTCCGCCGCCACGTTAAACGCTTCATCAAGGCCGCGCCGAAGGACCAACCAACTTTAGCCGCTAAAAACGAGGCCGCCGCCAGCCCCGCGACCAACAAGCAGCCCGACGGCAAACGGGATGCGACACCAAAGGCGGACAAGAGCGAACCCGAAGAAAAGGAAAAGCCGCAATTGCCAGGCACTGGCGGCTTTAAGTTTGATGCTAAACCCAACAAAGAGGATTTAATCTAA
- the traJ gene encoding conjugal transfer transcriptional regulator TraJ, which yields MSEEKKPGKKRSHHLRVPVFDDEKEAIEAQAARAGMSVARYLREVGQGYQIKGVVDYEQVRELARINGDLGRLGGLLKLWLTDDVRTAQFGQSTILAVLSKIEATQEEMGKVMTKVVMPRSEP from the coding sequence ATGAGTGAGGAAAAGAAGCCTGGCAAAAAGCGATCACATCATTTGCGGGTGCCAGTCTTTGACGACGAAAAAGAAGCTATCGAGGCGCAAGCTGCCCGGGCGGGCATGAGTGTTGCCCGTTATCTGCGTGAAGTCGGGCAGGGCTATCAAATAAAAGGGGTGGTCGATTATGAGCAGGTCCGAGAGTTGGCCCGAATAAATGGCGACCTTGGCCGCTTAGGTGGACTGTTAAAGCTTTGGTTAACGGATGACGTGCGAACGGCTCAGTTCGGCCAATCAACAATCCTTGCTGTGCTCAGCAAGATTGAAGCGACGCAGGAGGAAATGGGCAAGGTCATGACCAAGGTTGTAATGCCGAGGTCCGAGCCATGA